The Toxoplasma gondii ME49 chromosome XII, whole genome shotgun sequence genome includes a region encoding these proteins:
- a CDS encoding hypothetical protein (encoded by transcript TGME49_246485~Signal peptide predicted by SignalP 2.0 HMM (probability 0.975) with cleavage site probability 0.897 at residue 24~Predicted trans-membrane domain (TMHMM2.0):9-32) — protein sequence MHPAAPPRCLQFFMAFSSPGGSLGFTASFSLTLRPQRTPKTRVQAAKLDSVIFPPQQIAGNRRFCRADSGCRREARKLCGGT from the exons ATGCATCCTGCAGCGCCGCCGCGTTGCCTTCAGTTTTTCATGGCATTTTCTTCACCTGGAGGTTCATTGGGATTCACAGCGTCTTTTTCCCTTACTCTCCGCCCGCAGCGGACTCCAAAGACTCGCGTGCAAGCTGCGAAGCTCGACAG CGTGATCTTCCCCCCTCAACAGATcgcaggaaacagacgctTTTGCCGCGCTGACTCAGGATGCCGAAGAGAGGCAAGGAAGCTTTGTGGCGGAACGTAG
- a CDS encoding surp module domain-containing protein (encoded by transcript TGME49_246500), with protein sequence MSAAVLPPPVAPGDSNAGVGDPKASGSAVNPSSIVFPPPDLRGIIEKTAQFVAKNGVEFEQRVRREQNNQRFAFLFPNNPYNAYYQLKVREFQTGEEAPRPQVPQAILDMRKKEEEERKKKERVLMLTQYGEEAKKKIEPPAPDVYSVTQPYIALIDVDIIQTTAQFVARNGQRFLSGLAQRERQNPQFEFLKPTHALFQYFTNLVDAYTKCLLPPSEQMEKISDIAGSTQKTLSRCVKRYAWEADQEKKRKEKEAKQAEERVQMQAIDWHDFFIVETIDFTEEDDMLPLAAPMDFSATAKRAPPPAALAALDGEEPKPDTTIAALIREAADAVEGVEEEEMETEDATQAAAPAAPEEESVAPAAAAEQAREETEKERVADEEEREESEEEEELQPQPTGTAVPKKSIRVVKDYIRQPRKRAGAAAAEATQQGLQRCPITGQLVPADQMSNHLRVLLLDPKWKEQKERFLEKAKAESAFAPMEDVEGNLALFVSKRPDLFGSVDEQVVVEDTTVQGSTPGVSVASEAPASVGPAAPPPAGAQAAGGRKAPSPPVAPAPPAKRPRAETPAAGTGVVLLTLVCVGGNGLEDQEIQVEVEEKLSVRGLKESLVEAGIGSDLTVEKLTLKSGATGAVMMDRRTLDAYQLGKPGAKVIVSASP encoded by the exons ATGAGCGCGGCCGTCTTGCCGCCGCCGGTGGCCCCCGGCGATTCGAACGCAGGCGTGGGTGACCCTAAGGCGTCTGGGAGTGCAGTGAATCCTTCGTCGATTGTGTTTCCGCCGCCGGATCTTCGCGGAATCATCGAGAAGACGGCGCAATTTGTGGCGAAGAACGGCGTGGAGTTCGAACAGCGTGTGCGGCGCGAGCAGAACAACCAgcgcttcgcgtttctctttccgaACAATCCGTACAATGCGTACTACCAGCTGAAGGTGCGTGAGTTCCAGActggcgaggaggcgccgcGACCGCAGGTCCCGCAGGCGATTCTGGACATGcgcaagaaggaggaggaagagaggaagaagaaggaacgcgtCCTGATGCTCACGCAGTacggcgaagaggcgaagaagaagatcgagCCGCCTGCGCCGGACGTCTACTCGGTGACGCAACCGTACATTGCGCTGATCGACGTAGACATCATCCAGACGACGGCGCAGTTCGTGGCGCGGAACGGCCAGCGCTTCCTCTCCGGACTCGCGCAACGCGAGCGACAGAACCCCCAGTTCGAGTTTCTCAAgccgacgcatgcgctcTTCCAGTACTTCACGAACCTTGTGGACGCGTACACCAAGTGTCTGCTGCCGCCGTCGGAGCAGATGGAGAAGATCAGCGACATCGCCGGTTCGACGCAGAAGACTCTCAGTCGCTGCGTGAAACGCTACGCCTGGGAAGCGGatcaggagaagaagcgcaaggaaaaggaggcgaAACAGGCCGAGGAGCGCGTCCAGATGCAGGCCATCGACTGGCACGACTTCTTCATCGTGGAGACGATCGACTTcaccgaggaagacgacatGCTCCCGCTCGCAGCTCCCATGGACTTTTCTGCGACCGCCAAGCgcgcgccgccgcctgcggctctcgctgctctcgaTGGCGAGGAGCCGAAGCCAGACACGACGATTGCTGCTCTCATTCGCGAGGCTGCAGACGCAGTCGAAGgcgtcgaggaagaggaaatggAAACGGAAGACGCAACGCAGGCCGCTGCCCCCGCCGCCCCGGAGGAGGAGTCCGTCGCGCCGGCTGCGGCTGCCGAGCAAGCGCGGGAGGAaaccgagaaggagagggtggccgacgaggaagaacgagaggagtccgaggaagaggaagaattACAACCGCAGCCGACTGGGACTGCCGTTCCGAAG AAATCGATTCGAGTCGTCAAGGACTACATCCGACAGCCTCGCAAGCGCGCGGGAGCCGCGGCTGCAGAGGCGACTCAACAAGGCTTGCAGAGATGCCCCATCACTGGCCAGTTGGTGCCTGCGGACCAGATGTCGAATCaccttcgcgttcttcttctcgatccCAAGTGGAA GGAACAAAAGGAGCGCTTTCTGGAGAAGGCCAAGGCGGAATCTGCTTTCGCGCCCATGGAGGACGTCGAAGGCAACTTGgccctctttgtctccaaACGTCCCGATCTCTTTGGATCGGTCGACGAACAGGTG GTCGTCGAAGACACGACGGTGCAAGGAAGTACACCTGGAGTTTCAGTCGCGTCGGAGGCGCCGGCGTCCGTCGGACCTGCCGCACCGCCTCCCGCTGGTGCCCAAGCAGCCGGTGGCCGGAAGGCCCCGTCCCCTCCGGTCGCCCCGGCGCCGCCGGCGAAGCGGCCGCgcgcggagacgccggcTGCGGGGACAGGCGTTGTGCTTCTCACGCTTGTGTGCGTGGGTGGCAATGGCTTGGAAGACCAAGAAATCCAAGTagaagtggaggagaaaCTCTCAGTGCGGGGCCTGAAAGAGTCGCTCGTCGAGGCCGGGATTGGCTCCGATTTGACGGTGGAGAAACTGACTCTGAAGTCCGGCGCGACGGGAGCCGTCATGATG GATCGACGAACGCTGGATGCGTATCAGCTCGGAAAGCCAGGCGCGAAAGTTATTGTCTCCGCGTCGCCGTAA
- a CDS encoding hypothetical protein (encoded by transcript TGME49_246490~Predicted trans-membrane domain (TMHMM2.0):12-30:44-67:150-170:179-202) → MSCETFKRIARKGVPSSLIASVFPADFFIGRVKPMFSMRNECTGMIISGHSTITCCCMATWLLYGNANREDQDTKGVLFYEVARFLATRLQKVRASARQLTTQYAITPAFDVEEGSETVPQAESEEELSSASGVFVQEDRRKTRVAAFLRLNLLRSLCLVVGVVNLCLIVCSFNHYSIDVFMALNFTFGAWCLYHCILSLIWAEKEERDKRQKVALLRSEGIAAGAATDSDADALSEASTVSSLESGALVTGSTVKKAEPPNPPKENKPGFSAINFPLVRIGVSIVRAIEGL, encoded by the exons ATGTCTTGCGAAACATTTAAGCGGATTGCCCGCAAAGGTGTTCCATCGTCGTTGATCGCAAGTGTTTTTCCGGCGGATTTCTTCATAGGTCGCGTCAAACCG ATGTTCTCCATGCGGAACGAGTGCACGGGCATGATCATTTCGGGGCACTCCACGATCACCTGCTGCTGCATGGCCACCTGGCTGCTGTACGGAAATGCGAACCGTGAAGACCAAGACACCAAAGGCGTGCTGTTCTACGAGGTTGCTCGGTTTCTCGCAACTCGTCTCCAGAAAGTTCGAGCCTCTGCCAGACAGCTGACGACTCAGTACGCGATAACCCCCGCCTTCGACGTCGAAGAAGGATCTGAGACTGTGCCGCAGGcggaaagcgaagaggagctgTCGTCTGCTTCCGGCGTATTCGTTCAAGAGGACCGGAGAAAGACCCGCGTGGCTGCCTTCCTTCGCCTGAACCTCCTGCGCTCCCTATGCCTCGTCGTGGGTGTCGTCAACCTCTGTCTCATCGTCTGCTCCTTCAACCACTACTCCATCGACGTATTTATGGCTCTGAACTTTACCTTCGGCGCCTGGTGTCTGTACCATTGCATCCTCTCCCTGATCTgggcggagaaagaggagcgcGACAAGCGACAGAAAGTCGCGCTCCTCAGATCTGAAGGCATCGCTGCCGGCGCGGCCACAGACTCAGACGCCGATGCGCTCTCCGAAGCATCCACAGTGAGCAGCCTGGAGAGCGGCGCCTTGGTGACCGGATCCACGGTGAAGAAGGCCGAGCCGCCCAATCCgccgaaagaaaacaaaccCGGATTCTCCGCGATCAACTTCCCCCTCGTGCGTATCGGAGTCAGCATCGTTCGCGCCATCGAGGGACTCTAA